From Halomicrobium salinisoli, the proteins below share one genomic window:
- a CDS encoding signal peptidase I, with protein MSDRHRRETWARRRRDGDRVLTAGRVAAALLVVLAAAGLAMPVTPISYVDSGSMAPALSPGDGFLAVPAAVTGPPEVGDVVVYRSEGVDPGGLVVHRVVDRTSEGYVTRGDANPVTDQRAGEPPVGRDRVVAHAVAVDGDVVALPGVGHVATRLDWLRSAFGG; from the coding sequence GTGAGCGATCGACACCGTCGCGAGACGTGGGCCCGGCGGCGTCGGGACGGGGACCGAGTCCTCACTGCCGGGCGGGTCGCGGCCGCCCTGCTGGTCGTCCTCGCGGCGGCCGGGCTGGCGATGCCGGTGACTCCGATCAGCTACGTCGACAGCGGGAGCATGGCGCCCGCGCTGTCGCCGGGCGACGGGTTCCTGGCGGTCCCGGCGGCCGTCACCGGTCCCCCCGAAGTCGGCGACGTCGTCGTCTACCGCTCCGAGGGCGTCGACCCCGGCGGCCTGGTGGTCCACCGGGTCGTCGACCGGACGTCCGAGGGGTACGTCACGCGCGGGGACGCCAATCCGGTCACCGACCAGCGGGCCGGCGAGCCGCCGGTGGGCCGCGACCGGGTCGTCGCCCACGCGGTGGCGGTCGACGGCGACGTGGTGGCCCTGCCCGGCGTCGGGCACGTGGCCACCCGTCTGGACTGGCTGCGGTCGGCGTTCGGCGGCTGA